In one Cercospora beticola chromosome 1, complete sequence genomic region, the following are encoded:
- a CDS encoding uncharacterized protein (antiSMASH:Cluster_8), whose translation MFEHNTGGHDRLLRNLIDTPQVLGALRSVIENSSIFGANVWSGAVNIISSFIHNEPTSYQVIGEAGLSRSLLESITQQKIPDELPPPGEIVSASETPSIVANDDGQPIYPSVTGILPVGEVLCDVPTAFGAICLNENGMQLFQASGVLVKYFDIFLSPMHVRAMEDEGQTAATIGHAFDELARHQPRLKSQIMAAVFNMLKRLKELTAILSRGKQAGAKLWEAADGKLVVAGGSAALTAGTVDAATQTGSSDADGDSSSRVEVAAHDASADEREYAPAICYLSACFKFLEGFFHNSGMCNLFCEESGAELLLDLAMSPSNPHDLVAFPLFSKLTQVLKTMCEAKAPLVLPSMIKRTQRAVADLKEFMNVDSRSSSFSSFLDLSQSGNSSLSAGTNGTAIVKALLNTHMLTHILGRTLAPPPYTLRHGQNNHVFANLNFTDVYIELVDDLSRLHASCLWEGLLMLRDMPDDKLTKTDPRAFHMRRVDNEGYVDFATDRSDPARLTLNGGSSDGSDENKAPAAVLSLKNTRTIRYLLSQVPMGIESFFHSLGQAIVTKRATDAIVRQHAIFVAEHLAKAVLWELAYRRNEAHEEGMELKYVCHILKMIGRMLVRNSYSMETFGAKEALTLVMTKFYAAGGFDKLNDYLDRFVRLLVQRPDAFKPDTSVKDAITAILGFYSQIARSKCINDASQSNNIVVKHSTQPDYFQPGQFVVEVRHAILPAISNIWRSEHIEKFSKGNVESVVTILRLILKAEGEDRALRRSDQASRRVLARRPGFRLRNTEHLSDLTNAGFDASLSREALYRCAGHHPQAEAYCRLRQKDPRVPRFPIPEGEETATPSDPTEQRAQSDVQVNVGPALGSDETMQDEDALAQSSDHDMANEEDFGSLGRIPAGMLRDEDLAAAIAGPVARELLASAPQPSAPTLEGTDTQQPFVTIDDLNEEREKVREDLIDQCLNVLGTQDGITFELADLIHAAVAKAGEGASPRAEIGTTLVSSLISLQGEEGSPEAGKKIHAYAHLVALILQDRDFFDSTLDELKEYFGSLVSWVQLETDQKAEDAPWVEMILLIIERVLAEDEQPIEIEWTPPPSDDPLKPLPKITEPEPVVSAESRAQLFDALEGLLPKVGKNKSLALSICRILVELTRRRDLAARLSTKQTLNKLFVMIRQLAAPLEDKLQSTFLMILRHMIEDDQTIRQIMRAEIRVAFDNHRSTRPMDTSSYTRSLYYLAIRDPQAFVDVTQELLEIARYDGNPHRGQHLSLKKSEASQNAPASPSAAKATRSVPEGQKATESKLPTAEVPDGVVQFLLRELFIWKDVSDPSPGKDTLPKNSADEDRTADVEMADVSPAIANFTSAVQKPADAKNERPAFKPEEHPTYLYRCFLLQCVAELVACYNSSKLEFINFKHKTNTQPATPSKPRSGTLNYLLNSLLPVGTLEHRDDVAHRKKAATSNWAINVLVSLCTKTQERQLSSVPSFDSVDFAEQEPELTQVRKFVLEHALRAFKEATASSEPLDHRYSRLLSLGELFNRMLNGKVDLQRSNVVAAGSFSAHQQIGRLMYEKSFISALTSAIAELDLNFPNAKRAVKYILGPLKQLTELGVTLSQSSDISSNVTGGSTEEDDILSTTSVSDEDEGREQTPDLLRNTTLGEDDDESDDEDDDDDEGMEYDEYDEEMEYEEEEMPEHGDVVSDEDEDGLDGMGEIEGRPGDMEIDLDVMEEDDEDDDDSDDSEESSEDDDDDMDHGDEMDYSHMEEVTGDDENASLGEQDAGDWEEEGLEFEHHDIAIDGGSPHGGPLEHIAHVLAGDDVSESGEHDHIVRIDMGDGEEEFFEDEMPPEDDDDDEEEEPDYGEDIVYEPEIEDDEDEEADGGWAWDAQPAPAVLRGVPHHHHHHTHLHRGGFNEMLGMINDPLRPMGMRSHRSTPHARDEDGINPLLQRDNGQQRERDAFDPLSGRPTARRTFLPRVGPEAILQDLVATVGPNVGGQPFVLDPGAWQGIGALAPGFTVHTRGGGHAMLDIDTTRSLREQLGGSADGRRWAEMLSGGRAIDRGSGGHEEAQAVEFRACSTANRWQEEARLLFPGKFHEKALRVINMLLRALVPAAMEARRIREKEEAERRAAAEKAEEEAREKAEAEKAEKEAQEKQEREEREARERAEQEAQAHQQAEQAASTEDATVSMEGVEQAGDEATNEPAPVAPEAPGERVTITIRGRELDITTLGIDREYIEALPEDMREEVIMTQFAEQRSQAVQSGEPQSEISREFLEALPREIQQELLRSEQIERRRRERDEERQRRAQEGGQASAAPAQPEEMNNADFMAMLDPNLRQAVLLDADETVLAALPDDLQAEARALLGDRRPRGDATGRLGRAMEGAARILNGPGSNGRTDAAAREPSRPRRPVAQMLDKAGIATLLRLMFVSLNHKAKSNLHGILADVCKNTQNRAEVISILLSILQDGTADVNAVERSFAHLSLRAKQPAGPKTPQPLKRSLTGPQATTPSTDLSPLNIVQQCLGTLNALANENPRVPSFFLNEHETITSQRVTPAKKGKDRESKAGRFPLNALLTLLDRKLITENTAVMETLASLLSHVTHPLTILLKRAKEAQDSAPEEVTDTTAPADQSGSTTNAPDVPMQEASTAENTSVPSEEPPKESTEAKKKHRDLVPPEVPEENIGLVVNILAARECPTKTFSDTLDIIKNLSSIPGAKEVFGKELIRQAQELGDGLLTDLEHLANQIRAAENGTDLQGMALASFSSAGAKQKKLLRVLVALDHLFDPKRIPQATAASDAGSEQKLKDDILSTLYRSPTFEKLWASLSACLAAIRQRGNMVNVATILLPLIESLMVMCRNSALKENAANASSSVDVDVSTPPPDTRVESLFFSFTEEHRKILNELIRNNPKLMNGNLAILAKNSKVLEFDNKRAYFSRKLHDRRAEVRVSHPSLQLNVRRDQVFHDSFKSLYYKSPNEIKYGKLNIRFHGEEGIDAGGVSREWFAAMARQMFNPDYCLFNPVAADRTTFHPNTLSTVNPEHLLFFKFIGRIIGKALYENRVLDCHFSRAVYRKILGKSVSLKDMETLDLDYYKSLVWILENDITDITFETFSVDIDRFGSTETVDLIENGREIPVTEENKHEYVRHVVEYRLIKSVQAQLDEFLTGFHDIIPPELISIFNEQELELLISGLPDIDVDDWKNNTEYTNYTPTSPQVQWFWRAVRSFDKEEKAKLLQFVTGTSKVPLNGFKELEGMNGFSRFNIHRDYSSKEKLPSSHTCFNQLDLPEYDSYEHLRHQLYTAITAGSEYFGFA comes from the exons ATGTTTGAGCATAACACGGGTGGTCATGACCGCCTGCTGAGGAATTTGATCGACACCCCACAAGTTCTAGGCGCTTTGCGCAGTGTGATTGAAAATTCATCAATTTTCGGCGCCAACGTATGGAGTGGTGCAGTGAACATCATCAGCAGCTTCATCCACAACGAGCCGACGAGTTACCAAGTAATTGGCGAGGCTGGACTCAGCAGAAGTCTTCTAGAATCCATAACCCAGCAAAAGATTCCCGACGAGCTGCCTCCTCCTGGCGAGATCGTGAGCGCAAGCGAGACGCCATCAATCGTGGCGAACGATGACGGCCAGCCGATCTACCCATCTGTCACAGGCATTCTGCCAGTGGGCGAGGTCTTGTGTGATGTTCCTACCGCATTTGGGGCAATCTGCCTCAACGAGAACGGCATGCAACTCTTCCAAGCGTCTGGTGTTCTGGTGAAGTACTTCGACATTTTCCTATCGCCAATGCACGTCCGTGCAATGGAAGATGAAGGACAGACTGCAGCAACCATCGGACATGCTTTCGACGAATTGGCGCGTCATCAGCCACGATTGAAGAGTCAGATCATGGCGGCCGTGTTCAACATGCTGAAGCGACTCAAGGAGCTGACTGCCATTCTATCTCGTGGCAAACAGGCCGGCGCCAAGCTTTGGGAAGCCGCCGATGGAAAACTCGTTGTCGCAGGCGGCAGCGCAGCTTTGACAGCGGGCACGGTGGATGCCGCAACGCAGACAGGTTCGAGTGACGCTGATGGCGACTCATCCTCGCGCGTAGAGGTCGCTGCTCACGACGCCTCCGCAGACGAGCGAGAGTATGCTCCTGCGATCTGCTATCTCAGTGCTTGCTTCAAGTTTCTGGAAGGCTTCTTCCACAACAGTGGCATGTGCAATCTGTTCTGTGAAGAATCGGGCGCCGAACTCCTGCTCGATCTGGCCATGAGTCCAAGCAATCCGCATGACCTGGTTGCATTCCCACTTTTCAGCAAGCTCACGCAAGTTCTGAAGACCATGTGTGAAGCCAAGGCGCCGTTGGTGTTGCCAAGCATGATCAAGAGGACACAGCGTGCCGTGGCCGACCTTAAGGAATTCATGAACGTTGACAGCCGATCCAGCTCCTTCTCAAGCTTTCTCGATCTGTCACAAAGCGGCAATTCAAGCCTTTCGGCCGGCACCAACGGCACTGCGATAGTGAAAGCATTGCTGAACACGCATATGCTGACCCACATCCTTGGGCGAACTTTGGCGCCTCCACCATACACACTGCGACACGGCCAGAACAACCATGTCTTCGCCAACCTCAACTTTACAGATGTTTATATCGAACTCGTGGATGATCTGAGCAGACTGCATGCATCTTGTCTTTGGGAGGGCCTCCTCATGCTGCGTGACATGCCCGATGACAAGCTCACTAAGACTGATCCCCGGGCGTTCCACATGCGCCGTGTTGACAATGAGGGCTATGTCGATTTCGCAACCGACCGCAGTGATCCAGCTCGCTTGACTCTGAACGGGGGTTCCTCAGATGGGTCAGATGAGAACaaggctcctgctgctgttctCAGTCTCAAGAACACTCGCACCATACGCTATCTTCTGAGCCAGGTTCCGATGGGCATTGAATCGTTCTTTCATTCACTTGGCCAAGCCATAGTGACAAAGCGGGCCACAGACGCCATCGTCAGACAACACGCCATATTCGTCGCCGAACATCTCGCGAAGGCTGTTCTCTGGGAACTTGCCTACAGACGAAACGAGGCCCACGAGGAGGGCATGGAACTCAAATATGTGTGCCACATTCTGAAGATGATCGGTCGGATGCTAGTACGCAATTCGTACTCGATGGAAACTTTTGGCGCCAAAGAGGCTCTGACATTGGTCATGACAAAATTCTACGCAGCCGGCGGTTTCGACAAGTTGAATGATTACCTCGATAGGTTCGTGCGATTGCTCGTTCAACGACCTGACGCTTTCAAGCCCGACACATCCGTGAAGGACGCCATTACAGCTATCTTGGGCTTCTACAGCCAAATAGCACGGTCCAAGTGCATTAACGACGCGAGCCAGTCCAATAACATCGTCGTCAAGCACTCGACACAACCAGACTATTTCCAGCCTGGACAATTCGTTGTTGAAGTGCGGCACGCAATTCTTCCTGCCATCAGCAATATCTGGCGCTCTGAGCATATCGAGAAGTTCAGCAAGGGAAATGTGGAATCAGTAGTCACTATTCTTCGCCTCATACTCAAAGCTGAGGGCGAAGATCGGGCTCTGAGACGTAGTGACCAAGCTAGTCGACGAGTGCTGGCACGTCGGCCTGGATTCCGACTGCGAAACACCGAACATCTCAGCGACCTGACGAATGCAGGGTTCGATGCAAGCCTCAGTCGCGAGGCCCTGTATCGCTGTGCCGGGCACCATCCCCAAGCAGAGGCATACTGTAGATTGCGACAGAAGGACCCTCGAGTACCACGCTTTCCAATTCCAGAAGGAGAGGAAACAGCCACGCCGAGCGACCCAACCGAACAACGAGCGCAGTCTGATGTCCAGGTAAATGTTGGTCCGGCGCTCGGCAGTGATGAAACCATGCAGGACGAGGATGCTTTAGCGCAGTCGTCGGATCATGACATGGCAAATGAGGAGGACTTTGGTTCTCTTGGACGAATTCCGGCTGGTATGCTTCGAGACGAAGATCTTGCCGCCGCGATTGCAGGCCCTGTAGCACGAGAGTTATTGGCGTCAGCACCACAACCCTCCGCACCGACACTCGAAGGCACGGACACACAGCAGCCTTTTGTCACTATTGATGATTTGAACGAGGAGCGCGAGAAAGTGCGTGAAGACCTCATCGACCAGTGCTTGAATGTTCTCGGAACACAAGATGGCATTACCTTTGAATTGGCCGATCTCATCCATGCTGCCGTGGCCAAAGCAGGTGAAGGCGCAAGCCCAAGAGCAGAGATAGGCACAACCCTGGTGTCTTCACTGATCTCTTTACAAGGTGAAGAGGGCAGTCCGGAGGCTGGCAAAAAGATCCACGCATACGCTCATCTCGTCGCACTCATTTTGCAAGATCGCGATTTCTTTGACTCGACGCTGGATGAGTTGAAAGAATATTTTGGAAGCCTCGTCAGCTGGGTCCAGCTCGAGACAGACCAAAAGGCCGAAGATGCTCCGTGGGTGGAGATGATCCTCCTTATCATCGAGCGTGTTCTGGCTGAAGACGAGCAACCGATCGAGATTGAGTGgacgccgccgccatccGACGATCCTCTGAAGCCTCTACCAAAGATCACCGAACCAGAGCCTGTTGTGTCTGCAGAGTCACGGGCGCAGCTTTTTGACGCTCTTGAAGGGTTGCTGCCCAAAGTCGGCAAGAACAAATCGCTGGCGTTGTCCATCTGCCGCATTCTCGTTGAGCTGACGCGACGTCGCGACCTAGCCGCACGATTGAGCACTAAGCAGACGCTTAACAAATTGTTCGTCATGATCAGACAGCTTGCGGCACCACTTGAAGACAAGCTGCAATCAACCTTCCTTATGATACTGCGTCATATGATCGAGGACGACCAGACGATCCGGCAAATCATGAGGGCAGAAATACGGGTTGCGTTCGACAATCATCGCTCGACCCGTCCAATGGATACGTCGTCCTACACGCGCAGCCTATATTATCTCGCTATTCGTGATCCACAGGCTTTCGTAGACGTCACgcaagagctgctcgagATCGCGAGGTACGATGGAAACCCCCATCGAGGTCAACATCTCAGCTTGAAGAAATCAGAGGCTTCGCAGAATGCACCCGCATCACCTTCGGCGGCCAAGGCAACTCGATCGGTACCAGAAGGACAAAAAGCGACAGAATCAAAATTGCCGACTGCAGAAGTCCCCGATGGGGTGGTTCAATTCTTACTGCGCGAGTTATTTATCTGGAAAGATGTTTCGGATCCTTCTCCTGGAAAGGACACCCTTCCGAAAAATTCTGCCGACGAAGACCGAACCGCGGACGTGGAGATGGCGGATGTTTCCCCAGCCATTGCAAACTTCACTTCGGCAGTGCAAAAGCCTGCAGATGCGAAGAATGAGCGGCCAGCATTCAAGCCCGAAGAGCATCCAACTTACCTCTATCGTTGCTTCTTGCTGCAATGCGTGGCGGAGCTCGTAGCTTGCTATAATTCTAGCAAGCTTGAGTTCATCAACTTCAAGCATAAGACCAACACACAGCCGGCAACTCCGTCCAAGCCACGCTCTGGCACCTTGAACTATTTGCTCAACAGTCTACTGCCTGTCGGCACTCTGGAACATCGCGACGATGTAGCGCACCGCAAGAAAGCTGCAACGTCGAACTGGGCGATCAACGTTCTGGTGTCATTGTGCACCAAGACGCAAGAGCGACAATTGAGCAGTGTTCCGTCATTCGACTCCGTTGACTTTGCGGAACAGGAACCGGAACTCACCCAAGTGAGGAAGTTTGTGCTTGAACACGCTCTTCGTGCCTTCAAAGAGGCGACTGCCTCCTCCGAACCTCTCGATCACCGTTACTCTCGCCTGCTGTCGTTGGGTGAGCTGTTCAACCGCATGTTGAATGGAAAAGTCGACTTGCAGCGGTCAAACGTCGTCGCAGCCGGGTCATTCTCTGCTCATCAACAAATTGGTCGCCTCATGTACGAGAAGAGTTTCATAAGTGCCCTCACCTCAGCGATTGCGGAATTGGATCTGAATTTCCCGAATGCCAAACGCGCCGTGAAGTACATTCTCGGCCCATTGAAACAGCTGACTGAGCTGGGCGTTACTCTGAGCCAGAGTTCAGATATCTCTTCCAATGTCACTGGAGGCAGTaccgaggaagacgacatcTTGTCGACAACGTCCGTctccgatgaagacgagggcCGAGAGCAAACGCCAGACCTCCTTCGCAACACAACCCTCggcgaagatgacgatgaatcggatgacgaagacgacgacgatgatgagggcATGGAATACGATGAGTACGACGAAGAAATGGagtacgaagaagaagagatgccCGAACACGGCGACGTAGTAagtgatgaggacgaagatggTCTCGACGGCATGGGCGAAATCGAAGGACGCCCGGGCGACATGGAGATCGATCTCGATGtcatggaagaagacgacgaggatgatgacgattcCGACGATTCTGAGGAGAGttccgaggacgatgatgacgatatGGACCACGGAGATGAAATGGATTACAGCCACATGGAAGAAGTCACCGGAGATGATGAAAACGCTAGCCTTGGTGAGCAAGATGCTGGCGACTGGGAAGAAGAGGGTCTCGAATTTGAGCATCATGATATTGCCATCGATGGTGGCTCGCCACATGGTGGGCCTCTTGAGCATATCGCGCACGTACTGGCAGGCGACGATGTTTCCGAATCTGGCGAACACGATCACATCGTCAGAATCGACAtgggcgatggcgaagaagaattcTTCGAGGACGAGATGCCAccggaagatgatgatgacgatgaagaagaagagcccgACTATGGTGAGGACATTGTGTACGAGCCAGAGAttgaggatgacgaagacgaagaagcagatggcGGTTGGGCGTGGGATGCTCAACCTGCACCAGCTGTGCTGCGTGGCGTACCgcaccaccatcaccaccacactCACTTGCACCGTGGCGGCTTCAACGAAATGCTTGGCATGATCAACGACCCGCTACGACCTATGGGCATGAGATCGCATCGATCAACTCCACATGCTCGTGACGAGGATGGCATCAATCCTTTGTTGCAGCGAGACAACGGCCAGCAGCGAGAACGAGACGCCTTTGACCCCCTTTCTGGTCGTCCAACCGCACGCCGCACGTTCCTACCACGCGTAGGTCCCGAGGCCATCCTTCAAGATTTAGTTGCTACCGTAGGACCAAACGTGGGCGGACAGCCTTTCGTCCTGGACCCCGGTGCTTGGCAAGGCATAGGTGCCCTCGCACCTGGTTTCACCGTCCACACCAGAGGAGGTGGTCATGCCATGCTCGATATCGATACAACGCGTTCCTTGCGTGAGCAACTTGGTGGCTCCGCTGACGGCCGGCGGTGGGCTGAAATGCTCTCCGGCGGACGCGCCATCGATCGGGGTAGCGGCGGACACGAGGAAGCCCAAGCGGTCGAATTCCGGGCTTGTTCCACGGCCAATCgctggcaagaagaggcTCGCTTGCTGTTCCCAGGCAAGTTCCACGAGAAAGCGTTGCGCGTCATCAacatgctgctgcgagcgctGGTTCCAGCTGCAATGGAGGCGCGGAGAATTCGCgaaaaggaagaagctgagcGTCGTGCGGccgcagagaaggcagaagaggaagcccgcgagaaggctgaggctgagaaggctgagaaggaggcaCAAGAGAAGCAGGAGCGCGAGGAGCGTGAGGCGAGAGAGCGTGCCGAACAAGAAGCTCAGGCTCACCAACAGGCCGAGCAAGCAGCTTCGACCGAAGATGCTACTGTCAGCATGGAAGGAGTTGAACAAGCTGGGGATGAGGCGACTAACGAACCCGCCCCTGTGGCGCCTGAAGCACCGGGAGAACGAGTGACAATCACCATTCGGGGTCGTGAGCTTGACATCACTACTCTGGGAATCGACCGCGAGTATATCGAGGCCTTACCTGAGGACATGAGAGAGGAAGTGATCATGACTCAGTTCGCAGAGCAGCGTTCTCAAGCTGTTCAATCTGGAGAACCTCAGAGTGAGATCAGTCGGGAGTTCCTCGAAGCCCTACCACGAGAGATTCAGCAGGAGCTTCTGCGCTCAGAGCAAATTGAGCGGCGTCGTCGTGAGAGAGATGAGGAGCGTCAGCGCAGGgctcaagaaggaggacaGGCCAGTGCCGCACCTGCACAGCCAGAGGAGATGAACAATGCGGACTTTATGGCGATGCTGGATCCCAACTTGCGCCAAGCAGTCCTGCTGGATGCAGATGAGACAGTTCTTGCCGCGCTGCCTGATGATCTTCAGGCCGAAGCTCGTGCGCTCCTAGGCGATCGGCGACCGCGAGGTGATGCAACAGGCCGTCTCGGTCGTGCCATGGAAGGTGCTGCACGTATCCTCAATGGTCCTGGCAGCAATGGCCGGACTGATGCTGCAGCACGAGAACCAAGTCGACCACGCCGCCCTGTCGCCCAAATGTTGGACAAGGCGGGCATTGCCACGCTCTTACGGCTGATGTTCGTGTCTCTCAACCACAAGGCCAAGAGTAACCTGCACGGCATCTTGGCGGATGTCTGCAAGAACACCCAGAACCGAGCAGAGGTCATCAGCATTCTACTTTCAATCCTGCAGGACGGGACCGCCGACGTGAATGCGGTGGAGCGCAGCTTCGCCCATCTATCACTGAGAGCCAAGCAACCGGCAGGGCCCAAGACACCTCAACCTCTGAAGCGCAGCCTCACAGGCCCTCAGGCCACAACACCCAGCACGGACTTGTCACCGCTGAACATTGTTCAGCAGTGCTTAGGCACCTTGAACGCGCTGGCGAACGAGAACCCACGTGTGCCCTCGTTCTTCCTCAACGAGCATGAGACGATCACAAGCCAGCGAGTGACGCCGgccaagaagggcaaggaTCGTGAGAGCAAAGCTGGCAGGTTTCCACTGAATGCTCTGCTCACCTTACTCGACCGCAAGCTGATTACGGAGAACACCGCTGTCATGGAGACATTGGCCTCCCTACTGAGCCATGTGACACATCCTCTGACAATCCTCCTCAAACGTGCGAAGGAAGCTCAAGACTCTGCACCAGAAGAAGTCACCGACACCACGGCCCCTGCGGATCAGTCAGGTTCGACCACCAATGCTCCTGATGTCCCGATGCAAGAGGCATCAACAGCCGAAAATACATCAGTACCATCTGAAGAGCCGCCAAAGGAAAGCACcgaggcaaagaagaagcaccGCGATCTCGTACCGCCCGAGGTGCCAGAAGAGAACATTGGCCTCGTGGTCAACATTTTGGCTGCCCGTGAATGCCCTACCAAGACGTTCAGTGACACGTTGGACATCATCAAGAATCTGTCTTCGATCCCTGGCGCCAAGGAAGTCTTCGGCAAGGAGCTCATCCGCCAGGCACAGGAACTCGGTGATGGTCTTCTGACGGATCTGGAACATCTCGCCAACCAAATCCGGGCTGCTGAGAATGGCACCGACCTTCAAGGCATGGCGCTCGCGAGTTTCTCCTCTGCAGgtgcgaagcagaagaagcttctcCGCGTTCTGGTTGCCCTCGACCATCTGTTCGATCCAAAGCGCATCCCACAAGCTACAGCCGCATCAGACGCTGGTAGTGAGCAGAAGTTAAAGGATGACATCCTTTCCACGCTGTACCGAAGCCCTACTTTCGAAAAGCTCTGGGCTAGCCTCAGTGCCTGCCTCGCAGCTATCCGCCAACGCGGCAACATGGTCAACGTCGCAACCATTCTGCTACCGCTAATTGAGTCCTTGATGGTGATGTGTCGCAATAGCGCACTAAAGGAGAATGCAGCCAATGCGTCGTCGTCtgttgatgtcgatgtgAGTACGCCGCCTCCCGACACTCGTGTCGAGAGCCTGTTTTTCAGCTTTACGGAGGAGCATCGCAAGATCCTAAACGAGCTCATTCGCAACAACCCCAAGCTCATGAACGGAAATCTCGCGATTCTGGCCAAGAACTCCAAGGTACTTGAGTTCGACAACAAGCGCGCATACTTCAGTCGCAAGCTTCACGACCGCAGAGCTGAAGTACGCGTGTCGCATCCGTCTCTGCAACTCAACGTGCGCCGCGACCAAGTCTTCCACGATTCTTTCAAGTCGCTCTACTACAAGAGTCCAAACGAGATCAAGTACGGCAAACTCAATATCCGTTTCCATGGCGAAGAGGGAATTGATGCCGGCGGTGTGTCGCGTGAATGGTTTGCCGCCATGGCTCGACAGATGTTTAATCCCGACTACTGCCTCTTCAACCCTGTGGCTGCCGACCGAACCACATTCCACCCCAACACACTCAGCACCGTTAATCCTGAACATCTGCTGTTCTTCAAGTTTATTGGGAGAATCATCGGCAAGGCTCTATACGAGAACAGAGTCCTTGACTGTCACTTCAGCAGAGCGGTGTACCGCAAGATCTTGGGCAAGTCTGTGTCTCTGAAGGACATGGAGACTCTCGACTTGGACTACTACAAGTCACTGGTCTGGATTCTGGAGAACGACATCACTGATATCACCTTCGAGACCTTCTCCGTCGACATCGATAGGTTTGGTTCTACTGAGACCGTCGATCTTATCGAGAATGGCCGCGAAATTCCAGTGACTGAGGAGAACAAGCACGAATATGTTCGCCACGTTGTGGAGTATCGCCTGATCAAGTCTGTACAGGCGCAGCTCGATGAGTTCCTTACCGGATTTCACGATATCATTCCTCCTGAGCTCATTTCCATCTTCAATGAACAGGAGCTGGAGTTGCTCATCTCTGGTCTTCCTGAcattgatgttgatgattgGAAGAACAACACTGAGTACACGAACTACACACCCACTTCTCCACAAGTCCAGTGGTTCTGGCGTGCGGTTCGCAGCTTCGAcaaagaagaaaaagccaAGCTCTTGCAGTTCGTCACAGGTACTAGCAAAGTTCCACTCAACGGTTTCAAGGAGCTGGAAGGTATGAATGGCTTCTCGCGCTTCAACATCCATCGTGACTACAGCAGCAAGGAGAAGCTACCATCCAGTCACACATGCTTCAATC AGCTCGATCTTCCTGAGTACGATAGCTACGAGCACCTTCGGCATCAACTGTACACTGCCATCACCGCAGGTAGTGAGTATTTTGGCTTCGCATAG